The following proteins come from a genomic window of Candidatus Binatia bacterium:
- a CDS encoding DUF4386 domain-containing protein: protein MTGSMTTRGGQVHRWTAALIVVHLVALFAGFTVLAAVFQFPEVLRLPAVERLALFRREQAVVQPTYWLLALTGLSQVAIAVLVDWSLCRRPSAAVRLALVFGIVCGVLQMAGFIRWAILVPYLADRMAGADAPTVSAIVIVEGAFNRYAGMALGEHAANLCLGLWTILVSAGLRRQGAIDARLGSAGIALGAFALVLALEQLGIAPQMFGPLLDFGFPAWAVWLLLLGVCSWRSQAEGAIELDWRAWAVGLALYVAMIVPAIL from the coding sequence ATGACCGGTTCGATGACGACGCGGGGTGGCCAGGTTCACCGATGGACGGCAGCACTGATCGTGGTTCACCTCGTCGCTCTCTTTGCCGGCTTCACCGTTCTCGCGGCCGTGTTTCAGTTCCCCGAGGTGCTGCGGCTACCCGCCGTCGAGCGCCTGGCGCTGTTTCGCCGCGAACAGGCCGTCGTCCAACCGACGTACTGGCTGCTCGCGCTCACCGGGCTCAGTCAGGTCGCCATCGCGGTGCTCGTCGATTGGTCGCTCTGTCGGCGGCCCTCCGCTGCCGTCCGGTTGGCGCTGGTGTTCGGCATCGTCTGCGGGGTGCTGCAGATGGCGGGCTTCATCCGCTGGGCGATTCTGGTGCCGTACCTGGCCGACCGTATGGCCGGCGCCGACGCCCCGACGGTGAGCGCCATCGTCATCGTCGAGGGAGCGTTCAACCGCTACGCCGGCATGGCGCTCGGCGAGCACGCTGCCAACCTGTGTCTCGGTCTGTGGACGATCCTGGTGTCCGCGGGCTTGCGACGGCAAGGCGCGATCGACGCTCGGCTGGGAAGCGCCGGCATCGCGCTGGGCGCGTTCGCGCTCGTGCTGGCGCTCGAGCAACTCGGTATCGCGCCGCAGATGTTTGGCCCGTTACTCGACTTCGGATTCCCCGCCTGGGCCGTGTGGCTGCTGCTCCTCGGGGTGTGTTCCTGGCGTTCGCAGGCCGAAGGCGCGATCGAACTCGACTGGCGCGCGTGGGCGGTAGGGTTGGCGCTCTACGTTGCGATGATCGTTCCGGCGATCTTGTGA
- a CDS encoding helix-turn-helix transcriptional regulator, which translates to MTFTHAALTALMIRYLHERDPRLLPPGVGVSDWLGRALIDDSVKRRVLRHALRVGGPQPILDVGDALRDATYLPPVRVLLASPDTQVLAEKWMRLEGYYHSTHRTRIDAEVPGTWRCRHYATQGAPPVMAEHYLICGVLRGLLRTFGARNVKLEQLPTRAGRWTFRWLPGPTRSAELAWRRGEDVEARLGRSIAGDPAREWSLQAAARALACSTRTLQRELAATGNRFATVLRSSRVAMASKMLLDGDESLADIGYACGFADQAHFQRSFKTVVGMTPRNYRRSAR; encoded by the coding sequence CCATGCTGCACTGACGGCCCTCATGATCCGCTACCTTCACGAGCGAGACCCGCGGCTCCTGCCGCCCGGAGTCGGCGTTAGCGACTGGCTCGGACGCGCGCTCATCGACGACTCGGTCAAGCGCCGTGTCCTGCGTCACGCTCTGCGCGTCGGCGGCCCGCAGCCCATTCTCGACGTCGGCGACGCCCTTCGGGACGCGACCTACTTGCCACCCGTGCGTGTTCTGCTCGCGTCGCCGGACACGCAGGTGCTGGCTGAGAAGTGGATGCGCCTCGAGGGCTACTACCACTCGACTCATCGCACTCGGATCGACGCCGAAGTTCCCGGAACCTGGCGCTGCCGGCACTACGCGACCCAGGGGGCACCGCCGGTCATGGCAGAGCACTACCTGATCTGCGGCGTTCTCCGCGGCCTGCTGCGTACTTTTGGCGCCCGTAACGTCAAGCTCGAGCAGCTGCCGACGCGTGCCGGGCGCTGGACCTTTCGCTGGCTGCCCGGACCGACTCGGTCCGCCGAGCTGGCATGGCGCCGCGGCGAAGACGTCGAGGCGCGGCTCGGGCGTTCGATCGCCGGCGATCCGGCGCGCGAGTGGAGTCTGCAGGCGGCAGCACGCGCGCTCGCCTGTTCGACGCGAACGCTGCAGCGCGAGTTGGCGGCTACCGGCAACCGATTCGCCACCGTGCTGCGCTCGTCGCGTGTGGCCATGGCTTCGAAGATGTTGCTTGACGGCGACGAGTCGCTCGCCGACATCGGCTACGCCTGCGGCTTCGCCGACCAGGCTCACTTTCAGCGTAGCTTCAAGACCGTGGTCGGGATGACCCCGCGAAACTATCGCAGGAGCGCAAGATGA